ctccttacattttctattttgtagttcttttttttttttgcggtacgcgggcctctcaccgttgtggcctctcccgttgcggagcacaggctccagacgcgcaggctcagcggccatggctcacgggcccagccgctccgcggcatgtgggatcttcccggaccggggcacgaacccgtgtcccctgcatcggcaggcggactctcaaccactgcgccaccagggaagccctgtagttctTTTCTTTAACAGTATCCCCAAACAGCTCTAGTCTACACCAGCAAACCAGGATTCCTCCCCAGGGCAGTTTAGAGGAAGCTCCTTCTGGGCATGGTCAGGtggtcctccttccctctctccttcccctttgtCCCCTGGCCTCGACTGACTGTGGCTGAGGGAGGTAAGGAGGGTCCTCGAGCTTCCTCCCCTCCACTAGCACCCATAacaggaggtctggggtgggggcgggggggggagggctTGGCTTCCCCACCACCCCACTCCTTCTTCCTGCCTATCGGAGAGCAAAGAGAGTCCCCGAGGCTGGCCCTGGATCGCCCTCCTCCCTTCAGTAGGAGGGGGCAGAGATCCAGAGGACCCCATGGCTCGGTCCCTTGGACAAGTAAGCTCAGGGAGGATGCAAGGGAGGAGGTGGCTGCAGAGGACTGCCACCCTGCTGGGCACAGACCATGCAATCTGGGGCTGGCCCTGGGGCCGGCTGGGCCTTATCCTCCACCTGCTCAAATGTGCTTCCACCAACCAGAGAAAACCCATTTACTAGTTTTTCTAATAAATCAATAATGCTCCGTATTTCCGTTTCTTATTTGACTCACCTATTTCCCTTTGAACTGGACCAAAGGGGGCTGGTGGATTGAGCAAGGCAGAATCTGTGAACACAGGACCGCCGTGGAGACAAGAGGCACAGCCAGACCCTGGCCCGTCCTTGGAGTCTTATGGGAACAACTCTGCTGGCACCTAGGTTCTGTGCTTCACTTGAGACCCTGAGAAAAGCTCGCTTATTCATGCATTCAACCATCTTGAGGGCCTGCTGCAGGCCTTTCCCCATGGAGCTCAGGACAGAGGTCTGAAAATCAGAATCCACACACCTGGGGTTCATCTCCGGAGGCACAGTTTCAATTGGTCTGGGTGGGTGAAACCTAGACATCAGCATTTTTCAAAAAGTTCCCTCCCCTGATGATTCCAGTGGGCAGCCAGTAAGAACCACTGAGCTGGTCCAGGATTCCCAGGTATAACCTAGAGGGCTGTGTAAGGATCACCTGGGGAAGGTGCTGACGACTACTCCACAGGCCTCACCTCCTGAAGAGTGTGAGTCAGAGGGTTTGAGAAGCACCAACtcatccatcttgtttaatttacagaggaggaaagagcaTGAGTTGAGGTGACCCGGCTAGTTAAACGCAGGGCTGGATCTCCTGACTCTCACTCTAGTGTGTGGCTACTCACCACAGTCAGAGACTTGTCTAGTAGAAGCAGCTCTCTCAGCGGCTGTGCAAGTACCCACAGACCATTGTGACCAGCTGGCAGGACATGGGCCAGCCCTGCTCTGCTTCTGCTCAGGAAAGGCCTCCACTTGCCTCTGATATTCCCTTGACCTCATCAGACTCAGCAGACCCATCTTCAGGCTGAGTCCGTCCTCCTAGGTCAGAAGACCTGCAAGACAGCTCTACCACCTGGCCCTGCGGCCCCActcctcccaggccccagccAGAAGAAACAGGGCGAAACAAGGCTGGTcaaccaagggaaaaaaaggcagaaaacccAGTCAGAAGTAGGGGGCATACCTAAGCCTTTTGAATCAAAGACACTTTTGAGAATAAGATGAAGAATGAGGCTCCATTCCAGAAAAAATGCATCTGTACCCCTCACCCAATACTGCCAGCCACTTAAGATATTTCTAGGCTCCAAGTTGAGAATCCTTGCCCCCTAGGATGTCTCCTGGGAACTAGCAAGGGAGAGAAGAATAAAAGGCACCAGATGTGGAAATACCTGCCTGTTAGAAAAAtgttccacccccaccccacccctttcagtCCAACTTTGGCACCTGGGGAAAAGAGCTAAAGGCTGGCACGGTGCCCCCTGACCTTACCCCAGACAGGACGCCAGGCTGTGGGTAGACAGAAGCCCGTGGGAACAGAAGCAGCAGAACAAGTCCCCTCCCACACATCCTGTTGCCCCAGCCTCTCCCGCCAGCACCTGGGGCCTTGTGCTTGGTGAGCACCTGTGGAAGCAACACGCCCACGTCCCGCTTCCCCTGAGACAGGCCTGGGCACGATCGCCTCTCCCCAGCCCGGCCAGACACCAGTAAGGAGACCACTCAACAGGTTGGTTGGTCAGCAGTGGTTATTACACCATTGGCAAATAACAAAATGTGTGTACATTAGTGACAACCACGGGGCCAGCGAGACAACCCACAGAAGTACCTGAACAGAGTCCACGACATTCTTCCCAGGAGGGAAATCAACAAcagaacacacactcacacccacgcGCGCGAGCACACCGACATACCACAGGGTAGAAAGCAATAAATTATGGGCCTCGTTCCTGCCCGGATCCTAAGAAAAGGCACAGTTAAAGAACAAAGCCTCCCCAGGCCACACTCCTGTGTGTCCCCCGGGGGGGCCCTCAGTCTGGCAGCGGCCAGGCAACACTGGAGGCCTGAGCAGGGCTCGCTCTCCCTGGGAAGAGATGAGCTTAACCATCTGGCCTCTTACTAGAGAAGAACTATATACAAGGGAAGCGGCCACACTGGCCTCGGAGGGCAAAGGGGCTCGTGAGTCACTGGCGCGCCCACGGCAGGCGACAGGCCCTTGCCCGATGCCCCAGGGCACTCTCCCAGGGGCAGCCTTTCTGAGGGCCCCGGGTGAGCACGGTGAGCCCAGGCTGTGAGCGAGGATGCCACCGTTCTTCCCCGTCTCTCAACACAGCTGCTCCCTCCCCCAGGACTCAGCGTCAACCTGTGGAGTTCAAGGCCTGGAATTTCTCCCGCAGGCTCCTCACTCTGCCCTGCTGGCTTGGGTCCGCCAGGTCCCTGGGACCCTCTTCTTTAGGCCGATACTCTGCACACTCCTGGAACGCCGGGCCCTGCCCCGCCTGGGCTGCTGGTGAGCTCGGTCCCTGCCCGCTGGCTGCCTCCAGTCCCACGTTGGGGCCGGACAGGGGCCCCTTCTCCATGATGACCATCCGCCGGCTGTCCTCCAGTGTGAGGTCTGCGGTGACGTATAGGGCCTCCCCTCCGTCCGGCGCGCTTGGGGATGACCCCGCCAGAGGCTGAGGCTGGGCGACCCCTGGGCCTGCCGGAGCCCTCCTGGCGTTCAGGCTGCAGCAGCGGCCCACCTTCCCCGACAGGGCCGGCTGCGGCTGCATCATGTTCTCCGGCAGCGAGTGGCTCCGGTTGACGGGCAGGTTGCGCGGCCGGCTGCCCTTGGCCTGGAGCGCCTCGTCCTGGGAGGCATATTTGGAGCAGAGCTCTCGGACGTCGGGCCAGTTGAAAGTCTCGGTGTCCAAGGGGCTGAGGGGGCTTCGGGGGATGTGCCAGGCCCCAGGCGAGGTGGTCCTCGGGCTGGTGGCCGAGGAGCTGAAGGAGAAACGCCGCGGCGATACCTCCCTGGCAGAGCCGGACTTGGGCGGGCTGTGTTCCTGGGCCGTGGGCTGCTCGTGGTTGAAGAGAGACAGCACCGGTTTCCTCTTACCTGTGAGGAGACAGCGAGCCGCCTGAACCCCTGTGCAGGAGGGAGCAAGAGGACATGAGGGCTCTGGACTGACCTCAACTCCCCTTCCAGGCGAGGCTGGTTGCTGGGGGTTTGCGTGTGATGGGAGAGAAACCTCACTGACCATCCACGGCGCCCTCACCAAAGGGAAAtgggaagaatgaagaaaagggggtggggtgggatcagGGGTCAAAGGAACAGACGAGAGCTTCTGCTCTCCTGGAAAACAGAGGCCCATGGCCACAGGCCCTCTGCTCCACAGGAGGAGCTTGGCCTTGAGCGTTAGACCCGCTCCAGGACTCGCCCCAGCCCTCTTTTTGGTAGAGGTCCTTTAGGGGGTCACTTTCCCAGAATCCAGCTGGCTCCTAAAAGGTGCTTCCATCCCAGGCTTGCAGGCAGGGCCCTCCGCCCCACCCCCTTCATACCTCTGCCAGCAGATGGTGCTCCAGCCTCCGGCTGCAGGTGGGGGGTGGTGGCAGCCACCTTTTCCCATGGCTGCGGTGGCCTGGCCGTCACCGACTTGCTCTTGATCCGGAGGCTGTACTGGCGAGCCAGCTGGTAGACCTTGCTCTTGACTCGCTCGCTCACGTGGCTGTCCATCACGTGGGAGAGCTGCAGGATGCGGGGGTGTAGCGGGGTCACCAGCTCCCCCTGGGTGCCGCTGCTCAGCTCCTTCACCAGCTCCTTCAGCTCCCGGGCCAGGTGGGCCGGGCTGGGGGGCTCAGTGGGGGAGGCACGGTCCGGCGAGGCAGCAGCCGACTCCTCAGTGATGGCCCCCAGCTCACGCTCCTCCAGGATGAAGAGGGGCTCATGCAGGTCAAAGCTATTGGCCTGGCCTTGGCCTGGTCCCTTCCCAGGGCTGCCCTCAGGAGACTCCATTTCCTCCCAGATCTTCACAATTTCCGAAGACGGGCGGAACTCAGCATCTGTGATGGGAGCTGGGTCCCCAGCCCGAGCCTGGCCTGGTCCTGGGTAGTCAAAGAGGGCCCACGAGGCTGCCCGCGAACCCACCTGTCTCTTATGCCCCGGCGGAGCCACTGGCTCCGGGTCTGGCCTGGGAAGGCTGTTGATTCTGGAGACTGAGTTTCTCACCAATCCTTTGGGGATGAAGGAGAGGCTCTCCCGGCGCCGGACACTGAAGCCTGCGTCGTGGTGCTCTGCACTTTCATAGTAGCTCTTGATTTTGTCCAACAACAGCCGGTCTCGGGAAGAAAGCTTCGATTCCTTCGTGCAGGAAGGCCTGTCTGGCTCCGCTGGGCAGCCTGGGCTCTGGGTCTCTGTCCCGTTGACAGAAGGGTCACTCTCTGCGGCCACCCCCATACTGATGTCCGCTTCTGGAGGGAGCTGAGAGCCCAGGGGGTCTGTGGTGCTCCCTCGCCGGGCCAGGCCCTTCTCACTGTCCTCTAGGCTGACCACACTGCTGCTCCGGCTGGTCAGCCTCGGGGTCCCGAAGCCGCTGGCCTTGCCGTCCTCCAGCGCCAGGCTGCTCCGCCGAGAGAAGCTGCTGACGAACCGCTCGGCGATGACACTGGCCTGGTCCAGcacagagggaggcaggaggctcTCGGGCTCGTGGGcggcccccacctcctcctcctcgtcctcacTGCTCAGGACCTTCGGGTCCTCGGTGCTGTCGGCCACCATGAAGTCCACCACATCACCCGGGGGGTCCAGTCCCAGCAGCAGCTGGTGGGTGTCAAGCTGCATTTCTAGGACTTCTGGAGCCTCTGTGTCTGAGGGCATCTCCTCGGTCCTGGGACCTTCCATGGCAGCAGACTCCTCCTGCTCTGTCCCAGACTCAGGGTCTGGCTCAACCTGGGAGAGCACAAAGAGCTCATATGAGCCAAAAACCTCCCTCATGTGACCCGGGGGGATGTGGGGACAGCACAGCCTGCTCAAAGCCTAGTGAGAGGGGCTGCGGTTTAGGACTGCAGGCCATCAGAATGAGCATGACTCAGGAGTGGGCAGCAGGTCCTTAGGGAGAGGATGTCCCTTAGTCACCCTGCAGCTGGGGTGCTGGGCCCACATTCTCAAACCCGAGAAAAATTCTAGGAACGCAGATGGGGTGACGCGGTGGCACCTCTCAGTGGCGGCCTGCCTGGAAAGCACACGGACACGGTGGGAACGTGCAGCGTGGGGCCAGAGCCACGGCACCAGGACTCCCCTGCCTGAGGGGAGGCGGCTCCCTGAAGCCCCAGTAGCTCCCCACATGGGGGTTGTTCCGGGTTGAAACCCAGGCCTAAACAACTTCCCTGAGGGGCCAGGGTCTCCCGTGTGGATCAGGATCCAGAGGGCAGTAGGACCACGTGCTGGAATCCTGTCAGAGGGTAAAGACGGGGATGTGGCTCCTGCCAGCCAGCCTCCGCCCCCGTGCAGGACTCTGCATGTGCGCAGCGGATGGCAAGGAAGGAAGCAAAGTTGGCAGCTCTCTCTTGATCACCTTGAAGGTCATCTGAATCATAAAACCAGCCAGTACAGGCAGCTTTCCAGAGGAATCTTTAAGGAGAACACAGGATAACACGCTATAGCCCGAGGAATCAGACCCGATTCCAATCGTTCTAGTCTAGAACCTGCACAGTGGGACCCAGGAGCCAGGCCTGTAATGTCCAACACAATGGCTGCCAGCCACACGTGACTCCTGAGCAACTGAAATGTAGCCGGTCCACGCTGCAAAAACCTCATACCAAAAAAGCGCAGCATACCTCATTAACAGCTTTTTAACACACTACATGTTGACATGATAGTAGTTTGGAAAAACTGGGTTAAATAATTCTTTAATGTGActattagaatatttaaaattacccatgaggggacttccctggtggcgcagtggttaggaatctgcctgccaatgcagggaacatgggttccagccctggtccaggaagatcccacatgctgcggggcaactaagcccgtgggccacaactactgagcctgcgctctagagcccgggagccacaactactgaagcccgcgtacctagagcccgtgctctgcaacaagagaagccaccgctatgagaggcccacgcaccgcaacgaagagtagcccctgctcgccacaactagagaaagcccgcacgcagcaacgaagacccaacgcagccaaaataaataaataaatttttaaaataaataaataatttataaataaataaaattacacgaGGCTCACATTCTATTGTCACCGGACAGCACCATTCTGAACTCTTTTCCAATGTCACCCAGGCTTCTCAATGTCCTGGCTGTGAGGCCCACCCCGGCGTCTAAGCCTCATGAACTTTTCCTTGGAACTCTGCGAGAGCACAGGACTCCATTCCACATAACCCCCAGATAGCGTGGGGTGGCGGGAAAAAAGAGTGCAGGCTTCTGGGTCACAGACCCAAGTCTAATCTGAGCTCTGTCCCTTAGAAGCTGCGCAATGCCAGGCACGTCAGCCTAACCTGAGTCTTGTTCTCCCCGGTAGAGCTGGCTcaggaaacagaaggaagaaacaaaacatcAGGCACGTAGGAGGTGCCCAGTAGATATCGACACCTTACTCCTTTGCCAGGTGGGACAGGCATGATTTAAGTGTCTGGCACACTAGCAGGGCAGAGCTTTATGCTCTATGCAAGGAGGCCTGGCCAAGGGGACCTATAATCTGGTCACTTCCAATAACTGTGCCCCTTGGCCAGAGACTGCATCTGCCCAAAGGAAGAGGCACCTTTTCTAATTCAGAGTAAGAGGCTGTCGGTCACCAAGCCGCATGCCCACAGGCCAGACAGGCTTCCTGAGGGCCCGAGAGTCCTAGGGAGTGGGATTCCCTGTCCCCGTGGGCCCAACGGGACAGCCCATGCCTGAAAGCCCCATCTGCAGAGCTGGAGATCTGGGCTCAGGCGCCTCTGCACTATCCCCCTCCCGCCTGCTGGCCCCTCACCTCCGGCAGGGAAGACACAGACTCAAAGCTCAGGCACTTCTCAGCGGTGGTTGGAGATCGGCTGCTGGGCCTTCGGCAGCTCTTGGGGTCTTCGGGCTCCCTGTGCCCCTTCCCCTGCAGCAAGCAGAGGGTAGTCGTCAGCTCCCAGGACAACGGGGAGCTGGTCCCTCCTGCATCCCAACCCTGGCAGCATCTCCTGAGCCCCAAAGGGGCTGGGCTGTGTTGGACCTGAGCCATTCCAGAGTCAGCCTGAACTGCCAGGTCTGGGGACTCAGAAATccctgccaggggcttccctggtggcgcagtggttgggagtctgcctgccgatgcaggggacacgggttcatgccccggtccgggaagatcccacatgccgcggagcagctgggcccgtgagccatggccgcggagcctgcgcgtccggagcctgtgctccgcaacgggagaggccacagcagtgagaggcctgcgtaccgccaaaaaaaaaaaagaaaagaaatccctgCCAGGCATGCGGCTCCCTGTGTGCtggcctctccccctccccccaccgcgCCCCATTAGTCATGCCCATTGAGTAGCATGCTGGTTAGCACCCAGTGCTGGAACAACGAATGCCAGGGGCTCACCAGGGCGTGACAGTGAGCAAGGTGTTAAGAAGTGCTgatggcaggaaggaaggaacaaggaCGGAGGGATgagaagggcaggggaggggactcTTGGATGGGCATGCGCGTGCCAGGGGGCAtgcaaggaggagggggagatcgAAGAGACACCTCACCATAGCGCCCCGGGAGAAAAGTAAAGCGTTGGCCCGATAGTGCCAGCAGTGGAGGGCGGCCAGCAGGGAGCTGGCAAAGTCGGCTACCTGCTCCGCCACTGCCaggctctcctcctcctcctcctcctcctcgcctGGGGGCTCTGGCCCAGCCCCCTGCTCGCGGCCTTCATGCCCTGCCAGGTCCTCCAGGGACACCTGAAAGGcctgttcttcctcctcctcctcctcccgggCAGCCCCTTCAGCCTCCGACTGCAGGCCCCGAGCACAGGGGGGCTGTTCAAAGTCCAGGAGCATGCCAACACTGCCCGCATGCTGTTCAGAGCACAAGGCCCCCTCGTGACAGGCCTCGGGGCAGCCCCCCTCCTCCTgcagcagctggggctggggaggcttCACAGAGAAAGCCACATCTAGACCCCCCCACCCCGGTCTCCACTAGGCTCCCACGTGAAGCAGGGGGTTCTCGAGGTGGGAAGCTGGGACTGGGGTCTGCTCAGGAACTCAGGATCCAGAGAGGCCTGCCTGCCCCAGGGAGAGGGCAAAATGAGAGGATCCCGGCCGGGCCGGCCACCACCAGGGTGCCACTCCAGGAAAAGGGTACAGAAGGGTCCCCTGGGCAAGGGCCACGGCTTATTCATCTCCGTGACCCTCATGACAGAGCCTGGCGCACAGTAGGTGCTCGACAGGTGTTTGTTGAGTGAAGGAAGATGATGGGGGCTGACCTGGGCTGTCCCCCAAGGCTGTCCCGTGTGCCCCTGGTCTTACCTTCATTCCTGCTGCTCTGGCTGCTCCGCCACCACCAGGTCCCGGCACAgcggcgagggggagggggagcggaGATCAGTAACCCGGAGAAAGAGCCCCCtcacagaggcctgaggcccAGAGCCCCCGAGCGAGAGCGCGTCAGGGGCTCTGCTCCCAGAACCTTCACCAGGTCTCCCGGGCTTTCAAAGGAATGACTGACAGACCGGGAGCCGGGGGTGCAGAATGGCACGGTCACTCGCTCCTGCTGTCACCCAAGGGCAGAGAGACAGGGTGCAAGGTGTGCAGGGGGAGCCCGGACAGCAAGGGGTGAGGCCCACTTCCAGGGCAGAACGAGGCAGAATCCCCTCTGAACTGTCCGCGACGCCCACAGCCTGCTGGTCGCCAGCTTCACCCTCTCACCCCTGCCCTAGAGCGCACCTTAAAGGGGGTGGTGCCTGTCCACCCCTCACTCACTCACCTTTCTCGCTGTGTTGCCTGAGCAGATGTCTGGATGGCTCTGGTGAGGAAAGCGAACGGGCAGTCAGAGCAGGCCTGAAGCAGCCCGGCCTGGCCCTGGTCCCACGCTCACAGCGCCACACACCCATCATCAGCTCAAAGTCCACTCCAGCGGGGCCCCCCACAGCCCGAGGGCCTGAAGGAGGCTGCCCTCGCGACCAGCCCACAGGGAGACAGGGCCCGGGCCACTGCCCCCACCCGCCTGGGGACTCTGCTGTGACCCACAGCCAAGAAGCAGCCCCGCCCCCATCCTTGCGTTAGCACACAGCCCGGGGCCCTCAGCTGCGGGGCCACAGCCCCCTGCTGCCCCCTTCAGAATGACGAGCCTCTCTTGAGGGCCCTGGCTCCACCGCGAGCCCCACCTTCCTTCCCTGCACGGAGCACATCCGCGCCTTAGCTACACCCAACGCCAAGCCCCTTCACAGCACCCCAGCCGGAAAGCAGAGGTCGCACCCGACTTTCTATGGCCCTTAAGGCCTGGCACCGTGAAGCCTCGCTGCCTGCTGGGGAGTGTTGCCCGGTTGTACAGGAGCTGACCAGGCTCTGAGGACAGAATACAAAACACATCCATTAGGCTGATGGTGTCAGCACCTCGCAACCCGCCTTTTCTGGGGACAGACCTGAGATAGGGAGGCATGTCTCAAGGAACCTGTCTACAGAACCTTGCCCTTAGCCCATATTGCCCTTGACGAACTGGCATTCAGTGGGAGGCCCACTATAAACTTGGAGCCACAAGGAAGGTCTACTGAGGTCTCTCAGCTGTTCCTGGATAGGAGAGCAAACTGAAGAACCTTTTTTCTAAATGTGCACGGGCACACACATACCTACACTCTGTCTGCATCAACGTAAGTAGATGTCCAATTGTTTTTAGAGTGAGAAATACAAGAtgctcttctctttcattttaaaacttgtaaTCAAGGATATTTAATAAGCGtactgccctggtggcacagtggttaagaatccgcctgccaatgtaggggacacgggttcgagccctggtccgggaagatctcacatgccacggagcaactaagcccgtgcgccacagctactgagcccacgtgcctagagcccgtgctctgcaacgagaagccatgaaaagcccgcgcaccacaacgaagagtagcccccgctcgccacaactagagaaagcccgcgtgcagcaacaaagacccaacacagccaataaataaataaataaataaataaataaataaaagaatatttaataagtgACAAATGATGACAACACCACCTTACTTATCCATATAGTGTACCTATCTGTCCATCCCAGCTCTCTGGAAGTAGGAAGCAGAAAAGGCCCAGAGGCAGTCAGAGTAGATGGCTGAGAGCAAGCCCTAAAGCACTTCCACTGGCCTGTATCCCCCCTCATCCACTCACTGGCCTGCTTTTACACACGCTTCTCGCACATTAAATCGATTAATTTCTaacagaagagggaagaaggaagggctaCTAAAGAAACGCATGCCAAGACTGATAAGGAGAACTCTTCAGTGTAAAGATGGACACAACACCTCAATGCCAGCTGTCTCTATGGCAACCCACAGCCCCGCCTCCCCCCAAGGCCCCAGAGAATGGAGCTGTTCACACGCCACAGAGATGCTGCTACACCGACTCCAGAAAGGGAAAAGTTTGACCGTGTGGGCCTCCTCTATTTTATAAGGCTCAAGCGTATGAAGCATGTTTTAGAAAGATGTCTGTTTCATAACGATTAAAactaaaacatgaaaacaaacaaaacccaactctTAGCGTTTACAGGCTAAAATCTCAGCCTTGTGGAAACCTGAGCTCTGAAGCGGATCATTTCCTGAGTGCCCTGCTTGCTGCAGTTTGGAAGCTGATGTTATGACAGGTAATGTTACtattaccaccatcaccacagtccCTTACTGACTACCTCCACGTATCAGAAGCTtccagttcaaagctatggcgaGTTAAGGGGGAATGTTGGACAGAAGAATtataggagaagaaaggaaaggggggaattccctggcagtccaggggttaggactccgtgctttcactgccaagggcctgggtttgatccctggttgggggactaagatcccgcaagcccatTTGGGGCTTTTAACACACAGCACCGTAGCACTTCTGCAACCATGGCAAGTTTGCCTAGGGTTCGAGATCCATCAGCAACaataccaaacaaaacaaaaacacaaaagctTTCCAAAGACCGCTCAGCTCCACCCTCCAGAAGACCAAAGCCCGTACAGCAATCCACACAGCTGCTCAGaggacccgtgagccatgccaATCAAACCCAACTCACCGTGGGGATCCCAGTCAGGACACATCTCCCATCACTCCTGAATCTTCCTCTCTAGGGGTCTCTGAGATGGTCCTCACCCCAACTCCCACCTCATGTGTAAGTTTGACAAGTGCCTGGCCGAAGCCAAATCCATCCCTGGGCCTCGACTGAAGGCGAGGGTAAAAACCGAggcagaaaacacacacatgcaccacTACAAGAGCCGAGAATAAAAGCAAGGTTTTCTCGTTTCAACAGACGAGTCACTCCGATACCTCCAAGTACCC
Above is a genomic segment from Pseudorca crassidens isolate mPseCra1 chromosome 1, mPseCra1.hap1, whole genome shotgun sequence containing:
- the PLEKHG3 gene encoding pleckstrin homology domain-containing family G member 3 isoform X5, which codes for MTSAASAPGPSLSEPKCFLGRLQSAGLHSLLPLSCLLSPVAPEGGPEGSVAEPWGLPRTREAEVLRKVPEPPWSAPPGSNARMPVSASLHQDGSQERPVSLTSTTSSSGSSRDSRGAMEEPSGSETSAKNGAGSPRGRRLPSNNSSSWLSMRGPLSPFNSRASVAPAHKLSYVGRVVREIVETERTYVQDLRSIVEDYLLKIIDTPGLLNPEQVSALFGNIESIYALNSQLLRDLDSCNSDPVAVASCFVERSQEFDIYTQYCNNYPNSVAALTECMQDKQQAKFFRDRQELLQHSLPLGSYLLKPVQRILKYHLLLQEIAKHFDEEEDGFEVVEDAIDTMTCVAWYINDMKRRHEHAVRLQEIQSLLINWKGPDLTTYGELVLEGTFRVHRVRNEKTFFLFDKALLITKKRGDHFVYKGHIPCSSLMLIESTRESPCFTVTHYKHSKQQYNIQAKTVEEKRSWTHHIKRLILENHHTTIPQKAKEAILEMDSYYPNRYRHSPERLKKASQDEASTHVHQGRRQSEPGQLLYNRATLPSRQRGFTVPGLKGHRKSEPSRHLLRQHSEKARAAGMKHAGSVGMLLDFEQPPCARGLQSEAEGAAREEEEEEEQAFQVSLEDLAGHEGREQGAGPEPPGEEEEEEEESLAVAEQGKGHREPEDPKSCRRPSSRSPTTAEKCLSFESVSSLPEVEPDPESGTEQEESAAMEGPRTEEMPSDTEAPEVLEMQLDTHQLLLGLDPPGDVVDFMVADSTEDPKVLSSEDEEEEVGAAHEPESLLPPSVLDQASVIAERFVSSFSRRSSLALEDGKASGFGTPRLTSRSSSVVSLEDSEKGLARRGSTTDPLGSQLPPEADISMGVAAESDPSVNGTETQSPGCPAEPDRPSCTKESKLSSRDRLLLDKIKSYYESAEHHDAGFSVRRRESLSFIPKGLVRNSVSRINSLPRPDPEPVAPPGHKRQVGSRAASWALFDYPGPGQARAGDPAPITDAEFRPSSEIVKIWEEMESPEGSPGKGPGQGQANSFDLHEPLFILEERELGAITEESAAASPDRASPTEPPSPAHLARELKELVKELSSGTQGELVTPLHPRILQLSHVMDSHVSERVKSKVYQLARQYSLRIKSKSVTARPPQPWEKVAATTPHLQPEAGAPSAGRGKRKPVLSLFNHEQPTAQEHSPPKSGSAREVSPRRFSFSSSATSPRTTSPGAWHIPRSPLSPLDTETFNWPDVRELCSKYASQDEALQAKGSRPRNLPVNRSHSLPENMMQPQPALSGKVGRCCSLNARRAPAGPGVAQPQPLAGSSPSAPDGGEALYVTADLTLEDSRRMVIMEKGPLSGPNVGLEAASGQGPSSPAAQAGQGPAFQECAEYRPKEEGPRDLADPSQQGRVRSLREKFQALNSTG
- the PLEKHG3 gene encoding pleckstrin homology domain-containing family G member 3 isoform X2; this encodes MTSAASAPGPSLSEPKCFLGRLQSAGLHSLLPLSCLLSPVAPEGGPEGSVAEPWGLPRTREAEVLRKVPEPPWSAPPGSNARMPVSASLHQDGSQERPVSLTSTTSSSGSSRDSRGAMEEPSGSETSAKNGAGSPRGRRLPSNNSSSWLSMRGPLSPFNSRASVAPAHKLSYVGRVVREIVETERTYVQDLRSIVEDYLLKIIDTPGLLNPEQVSALFGNIESIYALNSQLLRDLDSCNSDPVAVASCFVERSQEFDIYTQYCNNYPNSVAALTECMQDKQQAKFFRDRQELLQHSLPLGSYLLKPVQRILKYHLLLQEIAKHFDEEEDGFEVVEDAIDTMTCVAWYINDMKRRHEHAVRLQEIQSLLINWKGPDLTTYGELVLEGTFRVHRVRNEKTFFLFDKALLITKKRGDHFVYKGHIPCSSLMLIESTRESPCFTVTHYKHSKQQYNIQAKTVEEKRSWTHHIKRLILENHHTTIPQKAKEAILEMDSYYPNRYRHSPERLKKASQDEASTHVHQGRRQSEPGQLLYNRATLPSRQRGFTVPGLKGHRKSEPSRHLLRQHSEKARAAGMKHAGSVGMLLDFEQPPCARGLQSEAEGAAREEEEEEEQAFQVSLEDLAGHEGREQGAGPEPPGEEEEEEEESLAVAEQVADFASSLLAALHCWHYRANALLFSRGAMGKGHREPEDPKSCRRPSSRSPTTAEKCLSFESVSSLPEVEPDPESGTEQEESAAMEGPRTEEMPSDTEAPEVLEMQLDTHQLLLGLDPPGDVVDFMVADSTEDPKVLSSEDEEEEVGAAHEPESLLPPSVLDQASVIAERFVSSFSRRSSLALEDGKASGFGTPRLTSRSSSVVSLEDSEKGLARRGSTTDPLGSQLPPEADISMGVAAESDPSVNGTETQSPGCPAEPDRPSCTKESKLSSRDRLLLDKIKSYYESAEHHDAGFSVRRRESLSFIPKGLVRNSVSRINSLPRPDPEPVAPPGHKRQVGSRAASWALFDYPGPGQARAGDPAPITDAEFRPSSEIVKIWEEMESPEGSPGKGPGQGQANSFDLHEPLFILEERELGAITEESAAASPDRASPTEPPSPAHLARELKELVKELSSGTQGELVTPLHPRILQLSHVMDSHVSERVKSKVYQLARQYSLRIKSKSVTARPPQPWEKVAATTPHLQPEAGAPSAGRGKRKPVLSLFNHEQPTAQEHSPPKSGSAREVSPRRFSFSSSATSPRTTSPGAWHIPRSPLSPLDTETFNWPDVRELCSKYASQDEALQAKGSRPRNLPVNRSHSLPENMMQPQPALSGKVGRCCSLNARRAPAGPGVAQPQPLAGSSPSAPDGGEALYVTADLTLEDSRRMVIMEKGPLSGPNVGLEAASGQGPSSPAAQAGQGPAFQECAEYRPKEEGPRDLADPSQQGRVRSLREKFQALNSTG